The following is a genomic window from Candidatus Bathyarchaeota archaeon.
TGAGCAGGAGAATTATATGAGCGTTGCTGTGATAATACTCTCGACGGGCGATCTGACATAAATTCTTCACTAGTTAGCTATGAAGAAAAAACTGTTATAAAGGATGAACTTAAATAGTTCAAAAACCGCAGAAAGCGTCTAGGGTTGCTTGTTAATGAGTGAATTACTTAATTGGTTCAAAAAACGTCGAGAGACACACGCGTTAAAAACGATGAGACGACACCTCACGACAACAATGTCCATTGTAGACGACCTAGAAAAGGCAGTAGAAGCAGCTGTTTCAAACAAAGCAAAAGAAACAAAATCGCTTGTTGACAATATCACACGAGCTGAAAAAGAAGCAGACACTCTGAGAAGGAAATTTATGGACGAGCTTTCCCAAGGAGAACTACCGCCTGAAGACAGGGAAGACTTGATGCATCTGATGAAGCGGGTGGACATGGTGGCAGACTGGTGTAGAGAGGCTACAAGGTTGCTCAACGTGATTCCCATGGAAGAAGTCCCACAAAGTTTGAAAAGAGCATCTATAGAAATGGTTAAGGGTCTCAAGGAGTGCGCTTTGTCGCTTTTA
Proteins encoded in this region:
- a CDS encoding DUF47 family protein → MSELLNWFKKRRETHALKTMRRHLTTTMSIVDDLEKAVEAAVSNKAKETKSLVDNITRAEKEADTLRRKFMDELSQGELPPEDREDLMHLMKRVDMVADWCREATRLLNVIPMEEVPQSLKRASIEMVKGLKECALSLLRSIDKMVDKPEEALEAADEVERQEEKVDDLHENARRLLAKETDLKAGIAILTSQLFEAIERAADSCEDTCDEVRIILVRH